A region of Hoplias malabaricus isolate fHopMal1 chromosome 12, fHopMal1.hap1, whole genome shotgun sequence DNA encodes the following proteins:
- the tsn gene encoding translin isoform X1, with protein sequence MSWQAVPAALLNWFPSSVTVSSGSLDIRKVVQVLEQTARETLTVLQSVHQPMGFKDIPSKCLRARELFCTIQAQIGELKTKFPVEQYYRFHEHWRFVLQRLTFLAAFVVYLESESLVTREEVAKILGTETDREKGFHLDIEDYLAGVLIMASELARLAVNSVTAGDYGRPLRISNFINELDSGFRLLNLKNDPLRKRYDGLKYDVKKIEEVVYDLSIRGLAKEPEAGGDK encoded by the exons ATGTCCTGGCAAGCAGTTCCAGCTGCTCTGTTGAACTGGTTCCCATCAAGTGTCACCGTATCATCTGGTTCTCTT GACATAAGGAAAGTTGTACAAGTACTAGAGCAGACAGCCAGAGAGACATTGACTGTACTTCAGAGTGTCCATCAGCCAATGGGTTTCAAGGACA TTCCCAGCAAGTGTTTGAGGGCCAGAGAACTGTTTTGCACAATTCAAGCCCAAATTGGTGAACTGAAAACCAAATTTCCAGTGGAGCAATATTACAG aTTTCATGAGCACTGGAGGTTTGTTCTTCAGCGTCTCACCTTTCTTGCAGCTTTTGTAGTCTATTTGGAAAGTGAATCTTTGGTGACACGAGAGGAAGTTGCCAAAATACTGGGAA CGGAAACTGACAGAGAGAAAGGCTTCCATTTGGACATTGAAGATTATCTGGCAGGAGTTCTTATTATGGCCAGTGAACTG GCAAGACTGGCTGTTAATAGCGTGACTGCTGGAGACTATGGGCGTCCTCTTCGCATCTCAAATTTTATCAATGAACTAGACTCTGGCTTTCGCCTGCTCAATCTGAAAAATGACCCACTGCGGAAACGCTACGACGGCCTGAAGTATGACGTGAAGAAGATCGAGGAGGTAGTGTATGACCTGTCTATTCGTGGCCTTGCCAAGGAACCAGAGGCTGGAGGAGATAAGTAG
- the tsn gene encoding translin isoform X2: protein MSVTEMFSYIQGFLSADQDVREDIRKVVQVLEQTARETLTVLQSVHQPMGFKDIPSKCLRARELFCTIQAQIGELKTKFPVEQYYRFHEHWRFVLQRLTFLAAFVVYLESESLVTREEVAKILGTETDREKGFHLDIEDYLAGVLIMASELARLAVNSVTAGDYGRPLRISNFINELDSGFRLLNLKNDPLRKRYDGLKYDVKKIEEVVYDLSIRGLAKEPEAGGDK, encoded by the exons GACATAAGGAAAGTTGTACAAGTACTAGAGCAGACAGCCAGAGAGACATTGACTGTACTTCAGAGTGTCCATCAGCCAATGGGTTTCAAGGACA TTCCCAGCAAGTGTTTGAGGGCCAGAGAACTGTTTTGCACAATTCAAGCCCAAATTGGTGAACTGAAAACCAAATTTCCAGTGGAGCAATATTACAG aTTTCATGAGCACTGGAGGTTTGTTCTTCAGCGTCTCACCTTTCTTGCAGCTTTTGTAGTCTATTTGGAAAGTGAATCTTTGGTGACACGAGAGGAAGTTGCCAAAATACTGGGAA CGGAAACTGACAGAGAGAAAGGCTTCCATTTGGACATTGAAGATTATCTGGCAGGAGTTCTTATTATGGCCAGTGAACTG GCAAGACTGGCTGTTAATAGCGTGACTGCTGGAGACTATGGGCGTCCTCTTCGCATCTCAAATTTTATCAATGAACTAGACTCTGGCTTTCGCCTGCTCAATCTGAAAAATGACCCACTGCGGAAACGCTACGACGGCCTGAAGTATGACGTGAAGAAGATCGAGGAGGTAGTGTATGACCTGTCTATTCGTGGCCTTGCCAAGGAACCAGAGGCTGGAGGAGATAAGTAG
- the arhgef49 gene encoding uncharacterized protein arhgef49 has translation MVAHAVVMPDVKALPCEYSPVGSPAGCSMNLEPCLSELPDTLSVLSPPLSGFPYQSAPSFPNLDTPAGRCAPGCNNNNSILGNLGLRYCSTSNVKPLKQPEPRMGLFSQGYVNSGNNRMYRSLENLHWSSVNDPGIYAYRSVESEFILHCTSSSQWYDGPPHGSHIYSMMHHPESMAFCPRRNLAKKDLPLFPQWLLPSMEDRGVNGNGRKGLRDKLRLQSTRVTEPHKPLRPQPLPNSISYSFYDPEAALRHGRPVSPGLANNQKELCAHRITSPEEIKQEVLRRLQLRRQRSTPNLALSSSQEPNLGKSYTSEPLNSTAQTTPERKRPPMGRLHIPTFEEFKRMRQRECGQGLGPSITPSGGETRSEEQCNKGNSEENAESVTDKSQSVTETGQSCITTEDGQEHTDVSSSVEIMDGPICTGPAPRSPLHSQTAAATGDTQAQRASDCETANAALLPFPPRREGAEGPPSCCPAILLDGTELASYGAKIYKMKEGLLGSALDLIKKSCSADIGPEAPVRVSRDPDDGADIITPQPGRQSAHVAMTTLACREEACTETTGQEGEKPAECRIPGSGCRRSSSDAAYETAESVRAQRECRLRPHYSDPMPADAAKRKQLEMKIAAAARLHSQRRDRESGVCTVRGRSEPRGEARSGSLGVNRAGQHRWSTVSSLSADSGVVGLSDEREDEEEPRRSRRSAGAEVERVDSGIGPGLARGWKRPSASLKTWEAHRPCPDCGDREGNRGEGMCERCSKLRTERKEAILEFLNTETSYGEDLRIIKEEFYCPMQSAGLLTAEQLTVVFSNVQELIDVNDRFTEHLQDSIDQALDQGDEDLLTVCIGEIFLEFVNMLPAFQTYCLQQSASVNMLNTLEKEKELLRIFLDVSQNDNTALRRMNLRSFLMAPLQRVTKYPLLLSRISKATNECHPDYARLKEAKSRVESHLEHINMKTKQEGTATWSLRSFRRDSRKNREVINIEMREMSMKTVGWARESTRFIMEGPLQLSQPADGQWVKKGSKSLKFQNVQSLLMVCTQRCTEGAPTVDGVRGELPEAVEIVRDGVLVLIKDKSSGKFTVLREPIRLANCVVSSDPDCDDTFEVLDIRREAFVFRASDKSRTQQWFRQIKRYACDLGLWRKRRNALPNIMINTSQSRS, from the exons ATGGTGGCTCATGCTGTGGTCATGCCGGATGTGAAGGCTCTGCCATGTGAGTACTCCCCAGTGGGCTCCCCTGCTGGATGCAGCATGAACCTGGAGCCCTGCCTTAGTGAGCTGCCAgacactctctctgtccttaGCCCCCCGCTGTCTGGATTCCCCTACCAGAGCGCACCTTCCTTTCCCAACCTGGACACTCCGGCAGGTCGCTGTGCTCCAGgatgcaacaacaacaacagcattcTTGGCAACTTGGGGCTCAGATACTGCTCCACCAGCAATGTGAAACCCCTCAAACAGCCTGAACCTCGAATGGGGCTCTTCTCTCAGGGCTATGTGAACTCCGGCAACAACAGAATGTATCGCAGCCTGGAGAACCTGCACTGGAGTTCAGTGAATGACCCTGGCATTTATGCTTATAGGAGTGTAGAAAGTGAGTTCATTCTCCACTGTACATCTAGCAGTCAGTGGTATGATGGACCTCCACACGGATCGCACATCTACAGTATGATGCACCACCCTGAGAGCATGGCGTTCTGTCCCCGCCGTAACCTTGCAAAGAAGGATTTGCCTCTGTTCCCTCAGTGGCTCCTTCCTTCAATGGAAGACAGGGGAGTAAACGGAAATGGGCGCAAAGGTCTAAGAGATAAGCTCCGCCTGCAGAGCACTCGTGTCACGGAGCCTCATAAGCCCCTTCGACCTCAGCCTTTGCCTAACAGCATCTCATATTCTTTTTATGATCCGGAAGCGGCATTGCGCCATGGTCGTCCTGTCTCCCCAGGGCTGGCAAACAACCAGAAAGAATTGTGTGCCCACCGTATCACCAGCCCGGAAGAGATCAAGCAAGAGGTTCTGCGGCGACTGCAGCTGCGCAGGCAGAGGAGCACTCCTAACCTGGCACTCAGCTCAAGTCAGGAACCCAACCTTGGCAAATCTTACACCTCTGAGCCACTAAACAGCACAGCCCAGACCACTCCAGAGAGGAAAAGGCCTCCCATGGGCCGCCTGCATATCCCAACCTTTGAGGAATTCAAGAGGATGAGGCAAAGAGAGTGCGGTCAGGGCCTTGGCCCTTCCATAACTCCCAGTGGTGGAGAAACCAGGTCTGAAGAACAGTGCAATAAAGGAAACAGTGAGGAGAATGCAGAGTCAGTGACAGACAAATCTCAAAGTGTCACAGAAACTGGGCAAAGCTGCATCACCACTGAAGATGGCCAGGAGCACACAGATGTCAGTTCCTCTGTAGAGATCATGGATGGACCAATCTGTACAGGCCCTGCACCTCGATCTCCTCTGCACTCCCAGACTGCTGCTGCCACAGGAGATACGCAAGCCCAGCGAGCATCAGATTGTGAGACTGCAAATGCAGCCCTACTCCCTTTCCCTCCCCGCCGGGAGGGTGCTGAGGGGCCACCCAGCTGTTGCCCTGCTATCCTCCTGGATGGGACAGAGCTTGCTAGCTATGGGGCAAAGATCTACAAGATGAAGGAAGGCCTCCTTGGATCAGCCCTGGACCTCATAAAGAAGAG ctGCAGTGCAGACATCGGCCCCGAAGCCCCCGTCAGGGTGTCACGTGACCCAGACGACGGCGCTGACATCATCACTCCTCAGCCTGGCCGTCAATCTGCCCACGTTGCCATGACAACGCTGGCCTGCAGAGAAGAGGCTTGCACTGAAACCACAGGACAAGAGGGAGAAAAGCCAGCAGAATGC CGCATCCCTGGGTCAGGATGCAGGCGCTCCAGTTCAGACGCAGCCTATGAGACAGCAGAGTCTGTGAGGGCCCAGCGCGAGTGTCGTCTGCGGCCCCACTATAGCGACCCCATGCCCGCTGATGCTGCCAAGCGCAAGCAGCTGGAGATGAAGATTGCTGCGGCAGCACGGCTCCACAGTCAGCGCAGGGACAGAGAAAGTG gtgtatgCACAGTTAGGGGGCGTTCTGAGCCACGGGGAGAGGCCCGAAGCGGAAGTCTAGGGGTGAACCGTGCTGGTCAGCACCGTTGGAGCACGGTCAGCAGTCTGAGTGCAGACAGTGGTGTAGTGGGTTTGAGTGATGAGCGTGAGGATGAGGAAGAACCACGAAGGTCCCGACGCAGTGCTGGGGCAGAGGtggagagagtggacagtggtaTTGGCCCTGGGCTGGCCCGAGGCTGGAAGAGACCCTCAGCATCTCTGAAGACCTGGGAAGCCCACCGGCCCTGTccagactgtggagacagagagGGCAACCGAGGAGAGGGGATGTGTGAGCGATGTTCAAAACTAAGGACTGAGCGCAAGGAGGCCATTCTGGAATTCCTTAACACAGAAACCAGCTATGGGGAAGACCTGCGCATCATCAAGGAAGAGTTCTACTGCCCCATGCAAAGTGCAGGCCTACTCACAGCTGAACAGCTGACTGTGGTCTTCAGCAACGTGCAGGAGCTGATTGATGTAAATGACAGGTTCACAGAGCACTTGCAGGACAGCATTGACCAGGCTCTAGATCAG GGAGATGAGGATCTGCTAACTGTATGCATTGGAGAAATCTTCTTGGAGTTTGTCAACATGCTGCCAGCCTTCCAGACCTACTGCTTGCAGCAGTCTGCATCTGTCAACATGCTTAACACTCTTGAGAAGGAAAAAGAGCTGCTTAG GATATTCCTTGACGTGTCACAGAACGACAACACCGCCCTGCGGCGCATGAACCTGCGCTCATTTCTCATGGCTCCTCTCCAGAGAGTGACCAAGTATCCGCTGCTGCTGAGCCGCATCAGCAAGGCCACTAATGAATGTCACCCTGACTACGCCCGGCTGAAAGAGGCCAAGAGCAGAGTGGAGTCGCACCTGGAGCACATCAACATGAAAACCAAGCAGGAGGGCACAGCCACCTGGTCCCTACGTTCCTTCCGCCGTGACAGCCGCAAGAACCGTGAAGTCATCAACATTGAGATGAGAGAGATGTCCATGAAGACCGTGGGCTGGGCTCGCGAGAGCACGCGCTTCATCATGGAAGGCCCGCTGCAGCTCTCTCAGCCTGCGGACGGTCAGTGGGTAAAAAAGGGTAGCAAGTCCCTCAAATTCCAGAATGTTCAGAGTTTGCTGATGGTGTGCACACAACGCTGTACAGAAGGAGCCCCTACAGTAGATGGAGTAAGAGGAGAGCTACCAGAGGCCGTCGAGATTGTTCGAGATGGTGTTCTAGTGCTGATAAAAGATAAAAGCAGCGGGAAGTTCACTGTGTTGCGGGAGCCTATCCGTCTGGCCAACTGCGTGGTGTCGTCTGACCCTGACTGTGATGATACTTTCGAGGTGCTGGACATCCGCCGAGAGGCCTTCGTTTTCCGTGCCTCTGACAAATCACGTACACAGCAGTGGTTTCGTCAGATCAAGAGATATGCCTGTGATCTGGGACTCTGGAGAAAAAGACGCAACGCACTCCCCAACATTATGATCAACACCAGCCAGAGTCGCTCCTGA